The sequence GCGATGCGGCCAAAAGGATGAAGCTGCTTTGAAATAGGCACGGAGTCAGCGGCCAAAAGGCAATTGCCGTGTAAGCTGGGCTGGTTAAAGTGTTTCTCTTGTAATAAACGGAAACATCCCCATGCGCCATGTCCTGACCCTTGCTGCTGCCTCTGCCATGCTTGTTGCCTGCGGTGGTGGCAGCGACTCGGCCCCTGCGGCCACGCCCACTCCGGCTGCAACGCAAGCCACCCTGACTTCTGCCAACTACGTGGCGGTCGCCCAGGAATCGCTGTCGTCTTCTGCTTACCTCGCCAACACAACTGGCCTTGTCACAGGCGCTCAAGTCAGCGATTCCGAGGCACTGATCCGTTTTGGCCAGGACCAGCTTCCCAAGCTGCCGCGCTGGCTGGCCGATGCGCCCGTGCAGGCGGTTGGCGCCGTGCAGAGCCAGACTGAAAACTGCGCGGGCGGCGGCACGCTGACCATTTCAGCGAACGACGCCAACGGCAATCGCCTGGTGGATGCAGGCGATTCGGTCTCCCTGACGGCAAACAACTGCTCGTTCGAAGGCCAGTTGTTGAACGGTCAATTGACCCTGACCATCAACAGCTTGACCGGCAATCCTGACCATTACCCCTACAGTTTGTCGGTCACCCTCGGCTTCAACAATCTGGCGACGCAATCCGCGTCATTGCGCACCGTTGGAAACGGCAGCCTTGCCTTGTCCATCGATGCACGCGCCGCCAACGACCAGTCGCTGGTGCTGCGCACTTCCAGCCTGAACCTTTCATCGACTTACGGCACCACCACTTACAGCAAAACGCTAACCGGCTATGCGACTTCCGTGGAGTTGCGCCCCGCAGGCACCGGTTTCACCTCCACCACCTCGGTGGACGGAACGCTGAGCAGCTCGGCCTTCGAGTCCAGAAGCATCAGCATCGCCACGCCGGTTTCTTTCGTCAGGACAAGCGGGCAGACTTACCCCAGCAGCGGCCAGCTCGTCATCACCGGCGCGGCAGGCGGCAAGATCCGAGTCACTGTCACCAGCGCCACCACGGTGCTGATCGAGCTGGATGCGGACGCCAACGGCAGCTACGAAGCGTCCACGAGCAAGCTCTGGAGCGACATGCTTTGAGGTCCGATCCTGCGTGTGCGGACTCCGGGCGGAGGCCGCATGGGTGGGTGGCTGGCGCGCTGCTGTCCGCCCTGTCGGGCGCCGCCGCCGCCATGCCGTGCGGCGCGCCGGCCCTGGGGGCGCTGGCGGGTGTCGAGCGCAGCCAATGGGAAGAGTTCGATGCGCAGGGCAAGTCCCTGGTGCGCGAGCGTGGAACGCTCCAGGTCGCGGGTTTGCAGGCCTTGGGGCGCTGCGGCGCGGTGGACTGGTCGGCGCAATGGACGCGCAGCCAGGGCCAGCGCGGCTACGACGGCATCACCAGCACCCAGGCGCCCTTGCAAACGCAAAGCCAGCTGCGGGCGCAGGCCCTGGGCATCGCCGCCTGGCTGCCGGTGAGCGGGAGCTGGGCCGTGGGCTCGCAACTCGGCTACCGCCAGGTCCGGCGCGACATTGCCAGCGTGGGCAATGTGCTCGGTTATCCGGAGCGCTTTGACTACCTGCAGGCCGCGCTCGGCGTGCGCTACCAGGCTGCGCTGGGCGAGCGGGTGCGCCTGAGCGCTTCGGGCTGGCTGGGCGGCGGGCCTGGCGGCCACGTCAAGGTCGATTTGCCGCGTGCCGACCCGGTGACGCTGCCGCTCGGAAGCAGCCGCCTGCTGGCCTTGGGCCTGGAGCTGGACGGCGGCGCATCAGCCCAGCCCGGCTGGTCGTGGCGGGCTGGCGTGCTGTACCGGCGCGAGCAGACGGGCGCCGGTGATGCCCAGGCCCTCACCCGCAACGGCGTGACCGTGGGCGCGGCCTTGCAGCCCCGCTTCGTGCAGCGGCACCTGGGCGCGACGGCCGTGCTGGCTTACCGCTTCTGACTGCCTGCGCGCCTTTTCATGATGAAAAAGGCTGTTTGCGCAGTCTGTATAAGCGCAAGCAGCTATATTATTGATAGCAGCTATCCATCGCCTGGCGCGCCGCCAGATCACAGCGTATGCGTGACCAGCTTGAAATCCGGGTCCTCGGCAAACGGCTTGATGGTGTAGCCCAAGCCCTTCATGAGCTTGAGCATGCCGGGGTTTTGCGCCAGCACCAGGCCCTCGATCTCGGACAGTCCCTTTTCGCGCGCCACGTCCATGATGCTGAGCATCAGGCGCGAACCCAGGCCCTTGCCGCTGAAGTCGTCGGCCACCACCAGGGCGAACTCGCAGCTCGACTGGTCGGGGTTGGTGACGTAGCGTGAAACGCCCACGATGCGCTCGGTTTCCAGAGCCTCGCCGTTGGCGCCGGGACGGCGCTCCTTGAACACGGCGACCAGCGCCATCTCGCGGTCGTAGTCGATCAGCGTGAAGCGCGCCAGCATGCTGGGCGGCAGCTCGACGATGGACGAGATGAAACGGAAATAGCGGCTTTCCTGCGACAGGTGCGACATCATTTCCTGCAGCATCTGCGCGTCGTCCGGGTGGATCGGGCGCACGATGTATTCGCCGCCGCCGCGCAAGGGCCAGACCTGCTCGTAGCGCGCCGGGTAGGGCAGGATGGACAGGTGGTTGTAGGGATTGGCCCGGCCGTTGATGGCCTGCGGCGCGTTGTCGATCACGATGCGCGCATCGACGGCCACCGCGCCGGACTCATCGACGATGATCGGGTTGATGTCCATCTCGCGCAACTGGGGCAGCTCGCAGACCATTTCCGAGACGCGCAGCAGGATCTGCTCCAGCGCATTCATGTCGGCCGGACTGGCGCCGCGCCAGGCGCCCAGGGTTTCGGCCACGCGCGAGCGCGAAATCAGGTGGCGCGCCAGGAACTGGTTCAGCGGCGGCAGCTCCATCGCCCGGTCGTCGATCAGCTCGATCATGGTGCCGCCCGCGCCAAAGGCGATCACCGGGCCGAACGGGTCGTCGGTGACCAGGCCGACGCACACCTCGCGGCCGCGCTTGGCGCGCGCCATGGTCTGCACCGTCACGCCGTTGATGCGCGCATTGGGTTTCAGGCGCGAAACGGTCTGCATCATCTCGGTAAAGGTGTCGCGCACGCCGGTGGCGTTCAGGATGTTCAGCGCCACGCCTTCGACGTCCGACTTGTGGCTGATGTCGGGCGAGTCGATCTTCAGCGCCACCGGAAAGCCCAGCTGCGTGGCGATCATCATCGCCTCGGTGGCGCTGCGCGCCAAAATCGTTTGCGTGACCGGGATGTGGAATGCCGACAGCAGCGTCTTGGACTCCATCTCGGTCAGCACCTTGCGGCGCTCGGCCAGCACATGCTCGATGATCAGCCGCGCGCCCTCGATGTCGGGCTTGGCCAGTGTCGAGAGCGGCGGCGGCGTTTGCTGGAGCAGCTGCTGGTTCTGGTAGAACGAGGCGATGTTGCCAAAGGCGCCGACGGCCGCCTCGGGCGTGCGAAAGGTCGGAATCGCCGCTTCGTTCAAGATCTCGCGCCCTATCACGACCGAGGCATCGCCCATCCAGCACGACAGCAGCGGCTTGCCCATGCTGCGCTTGACATCGGCCAGCGCGCGCGCCACTTCGGAGGCATCGACCCCTTCCTTGGGCGAGAAAATCGCCAGCACGCCGTCGATCTGCCGGTCATTGCCCGCCGCCTCGATGGCGGCCTTGTAGTGTGCGGGCGTGGCTTCTTCGGACAGGTCGATCAGGTCGCACAGCGACGCCAGCTCGGGCAGCAGCGGCTTGAGGGCGCTGGACGATTCGGGCGACAGTTTGCCCAGTTGCAGGTGGATTTCATTCACCCAGTCGGCCGCCAGCACGCCCGGCCCGCCGCCGTTGGTGACGATGGCCAGCCGGTTGCCGACCGGGCGGTAGCGCGAGGCCAGGCATTTGGCGGCCGAAAAAAGCTCGACAAACGAGCGCACGCGCACCGCGCCGGCGCGGCGCAGGGCGGCATCGAACACATCGTCGCTGCCGACGATGGCGCCGCTGTGGGTTTGCGCCGCTTCGTTGCCGGCCGGCCGCCGGCCCGCCTTGAGCACGACCACCGGCTTGGCGTTGGCCGCCGAGCGCAGCGCGCTCATGAAGCGGCGGGCGCTGGAGATGCCTTCGAGGTAGATGACGATGCTCTGGGTCTGGCGGTCGTTGGCCAGGAAATCGAGCACCTGCGCAATATCGACCGAGGTGTTGGGGCCCAGCGAGACCACCGATGAAAAACCGACGCCGTTCTTGCTGGCCCAGTCGAGGATGGACGCGGTCAGCGCGCCGGACTGCGACACCAGCGCCAGCGAACCCGGCTTGGCCATCGGCCCGGCGGCGCTCGCATTGAGCTGCAGGTGCGGGCGCTGCAGGCCCAGGCCATTCGGGCCGAGCAGGAAGATGCCTTCGCGGCGCGCAATCCGCTTGAGTTCGGCAGCGCCGTCGGCGTTGATGCCGCTGGTGATCACCAGCGCCGAGCGGCAGGTCAGGCGCCCGGCAATCTCCAGCGCGGCGGCCACTTCCTGCGGCGGCAGCGCGATGATGGCCAGGTCGGCACCGGTCTGCGCCAGGTCGGCCAGCGTGCCGGTGGTGTGGATGTCCAGGAACTGCAGCGTGCCGGTGTACTTCTGGGCGCGCAGCGCCTGGTGCAGCACCCGGGCGCGCGATGTCAGGCGGTCCGGGTCGTCGGCCTGGCCGGCGAAGACGACGATGGATTGGGGGGAGAAAAGCGGGGTGAGGTAGTGTTTGTCCATAAAGATTTTCAGTCGGCGCCAATCAGCACCTTGACATGCGCGGCAACACTGCGCGCGAGTGGGCTCAGGACGTAACCGCCTTCCAGGCACGAGATGACGCGGCCCTGGCAATGGCGCTCGGCCACCGCCATGATTTTTTTGGTAACCCATTCGTAGTCGGCCTCGACCAGGGCCAGGTTGCCCATGTCGTCCTCGCGGTGGCCGTCAAAGCCGGCCGACACATAGATCAGCTCGGGCTTGAAGGCGTCCAGCGCGGGCAGCCAGTGGCTGGTGACGGCTTCGCGGAACTTGTCGCTGCCCGAGCGCGAGGGCAGGCCGACATTGACCATATTCGGACCCGTGGCGTTTTCGCCGGTGAACGGGTAGATGCCCTGCTCGAAGATCGAGCACATCAGCACCCGCTCGTCGCCGCGAAAGATGTCCTCGCTGCCGTTGCCGTGGTGCACGTCGAAATCAATCAGCGCGACGCGCTGCAGGCCGTGCTGCGTCAGCGCATGGCGGATGCCGACGGCGACGTTGTTGAAAAAGCAAAAGCCCATGGCGGCGTCGCGCTGCGCATGGTGGCCGGGCGGGCGCACGCAGCAAAAAGCGCTCGGTGCATCGCCCGTCAGCACCAGGTCGGTGGCCAGCACCACGGAGCCGGCCGCGCGCAATGCCGCCCGCACGGTGAACGGGTTCATGTCGGTGTCGGGATCGACCTTGTGGTAGCCCTCCGCCGGGGAGGCCGCCATGAGTTCGCTGACATACAGCGAGGAATGCGCATGGGCCAGCTGCTCCGGCGTGGCCAGCGGCGCATCGTAGGGATGCATGTAGTCGAGCAGGCCCTTGACCAGCAGCATGTCGTTGATGGCGCCCAGACGCTCGGGGCATTCGGGATGGTGGGCACCCATTTCGTGGAGGGCGCAATCGGGATGGGTGATGTAGGCGGGCAGCAAAATTTGTCTCCTTGGGGGGGGCTCTGGCGCTATAGGTCAGATGGTTTTTTTATCAGTCTAGCGTGCGTGCGCCGGACGCGCTCTTGATGCAAGGCAAGTTTTTCCGGAAAACCCCGGGTGGCGGTCACAGCGTGAGCAAGCGTGATTGACGCTGCCGACGATTTTTTCATCGCCAGCCGTGCTTCAGCCGCGCGGCTTGCCTCTTTGCTTTTTGTTTGCAGCCTACCGGCGGTAACTGACGTGCAACTGATTTGGCGTGCCCTTAAAACTCGCCTTGCCAGCCCAGGCGCAAATACCTGAATTCGGAGTTTGTGCCTTTGCCATCGGTTGCCAGTAAAGCCTGCCAGCCATGCCAGCCAAGCCCTAGGCTGGCGACTCGCCGGACCGGTTCAATCGCCAGACTCCAGCGTGGCCTGCTGCGTCCGGCGTCGCCGCTGTCCCAGCCGAGCCAGGCCTGGTTAAGCCCGGCCCTGCGATCCAGCTGCAGGCTTATCGCCCCAGGCTGGCTTTGAGGCCCGAAGGCCGACCAGCTGACTTTCGCCTGCCAATGCACACCGATCCGGCGTGTGATGTGCCTCAGCGTTTTTTGCCCTTTGATCAGGGGCGCATAGTCCAGCGAGCCGTCGGGCGCGCGGCTGGTGACCTGTGAATTGAGCACGGCGTTGTCGGTGGCCAGTTCGGGCCAGTCAAGCCTGGAGAGCAGGTCGTCGGCACGCAGCTGGACTTGCCATCCCGCTGCAGGCTCGCCTTGCACTGCGACCGACAGCGAACTGCCCAGGCCAGAACGGCCTGACGCCGACAGGTAAGGGCCGGTGATGTTCGGGTTGGAACGCTGGCTGTGAACATTGAAGTCATAGACATCGCTGCTCTGGTAAGACAGCTTGCCTGACAGGTCAACGGTGCGAAATTTCTGCAGCCGCAACAGCTGCGCATCGGCTTGCCAGCGCCACCGATCTGCCGCATCGAGCTTTAGCCAGGGGGTGCCGACTCGCAGACCCTGGCCTTGCCAGCTTTGGCTGCTGGCATTCAGGTCATAGCTGCGGGCTGTTTCCGGCCTGGAGTTTATGGCGTCCAGTGCGGCTACCGTGACCGCATCGGGGCTGGCTTGCAGCCACGCTTCGGCGCGGGCCAGTGCGCCAAAGCGCCAGCCACCGGGATGGGTTGCGCTCAACTCGGCCTGCAGGCTGCGCCAGGCGCGCGGCTGGCTGGATTGCCCGGAACGGTAACGGGGCCAGTCGTCACGGTCCAGGGCCAGTACGGGCAGTCCCTGGCCGATGGATTCCTCGCTGGCTGTGGCGCTGAGCATCCAGGACGTCCGGGGTATTTCCGGCGTGCCGGAGTGCAGGTCTTGTGCAATGGACGGCAAGCTGAACATGGCACCCATGACGCAGATAAAAGAGGTTCCAGCGAATTGATTTGTCATACGTTGAAGGCAAAAAAACGCCCGCAAGATGCGGGCGTCAAGGGTCAGAAAAAAACGCTCGGAAAAGCTTAGAACTGCTCGTAGCTGCTGTCGGTGTAGGTGATGCGGTTGGTCAGGGTCGAGTACTGACCCACCGCCTGGCCGCTCTTCGTCAGCGGGTACACCGGTTGTGACTTGTCGATGACCAGCTTGACCCCGCTGGTGCTTTCCAGCGTGATGATGTTGGCTGTTGCGCTGGCAGCGCCACTCATGTTGATGGTCAGCAAGCCCTGAACATACTGGCCGCTAAGCGCTGTGGTGTTGCTTGCGCTGCTGCCTTTGTCGTTTTGGGTCGCGGACAGGCTGATGCTCAACACCGGGCGGTTCGGAATGGTGACCTTGCCCATCAAACCGGCGCGCAGGGTTTGCACATTGGTGCCGCTGCGTGGCAGGGTGCTGTTGAAGCTGGCGTAATTGAGCGCTTCGCCCGTCAGGGCGCCCTCGAAGAAGGCGATGCCGTTGCGCTGCACGCTGCCGTTGAACGCCACCAGCGTCGGGATGTAGCTGGTGCCCGAAGCGTCCAGCTTGAAGGCGCTGATCTTCAGGTCGCCAGTCAAGGTGCTGCCTGCCGTGCCACCCTTGAGTTTGAGCAGCATTTCCTGGCTGCCATCTTGCGCCTCGTAGTTGCCCGCAGCATCCTGCCTGGCTTGAAGGTAGGAGCCTGCGGACAGTTCGAGGCGGGTTTCCAGCGCGCCTGCCTTGATCAGCTCCATGGAACCCGAGAGGGCCAGATTGTCCAGCGTACCGACTTTGGTCAGGGCGGCAGACAGGGTGACGTTGTGCTTGTCGCCCAGCACGGTTGCGACGGTGTTGGGTTTGTACACCCAGCGGTTCAAGGTGGTGTCGAAGTAAGAGGCAAAGTTACTCGTGATGCTGAAGGCGGGTGACAGCTCGCCGCTCAGGTTCAGCGCGGTGACCTGGCCACTGCCGTCGTGCTGTGTTGCCAGCGTGGCAGCATTGCCGGGGAAGGCGGCGCCGTAGGGGGTGCGCGTTTCGTCGAAGGTCGCGGGCGAGACCGTCTTGACTGTAATTTTTGCCTCGCGAGTCTGGGTATAGATGGTGAACTTGTGCACATCAGCCGCGTCCGGGTGCAACCGCACGCGATAGCTCCACTGGGTGGCGCACCATTGACCCACAGCGTAGCAGGGTTTGTACTCGCCATTCGCATCGGTGGGGGGAATTTGCTGGGTCGCGGCCTGGCAGGCGACGTACTTGGCGTCGGTCTTGGACGTGGCCAATGTGTTGTAGTTGGTGTCGCTGTAAAAGCTGCAGCCGCCAAGGTACTCATAGCCTTTGTAGAAAGTGCGGCCCGTCACGAACGGCGCCCCGCCTTTGATCACGTCGTTCCAGAGCTGCACGCCCAGGCGTGCCACATTCAAGGCGGTGATGCTGCTACTGGCGATGGGGGCCGTGCGGCTCTTCATGTCGTCAGCCACCTTCTGAAGTTCAGTCTGCAGGGACAGGTCGGCTGCATCGAGCGCTTTCGCATTGCTGCGCAGCGTAGCCATGAAGGCTTTGGTTTGCTCCAGGGGAGTGGCTGTGGAAACCGGTGTTCCAGGTGCACCGCCGATGAGGAGTGCTGGCAGGCCGGCGGCATCTACAACGAGGTTTATCTTGGCTTGCAGCGCAGATTTCACGCCTGCGTCGGCCAGACCTTTTGTGGAGAGGGTAGTAGTCACGCAAGCCACTTTGGCGGCTTGATCGCCGGTGATGCAACCAAGTTCTCCCGACAAGGCCATCTGTGACACTGCCACCAGGACGGCAGCTGCGGAGTTGGTGGGCTTGCCTGCGTTAAATGTGGGGGTGGTCGTCAGCGGGTTGAAGGTCAGGGCTGCGGCCAGATCGCTGTTGGCCTGCTCCACATTGATGGTGGTCAGTCCGCCGCTTTTCGCCATTGCGGCGGCGGTGGCCAGGTCGGTGAAAGGGTTGATCTGGGCGCTGTACGTCTTGCCGCTCTCGACCGGGAAGCTGGCCCGCAGGGTAAAGCCAGCCGTTGGGCTGATAGTTTGGCCTGTAGCTTCGTCGTACATGGTGGTTTTTCCAGATACAACGCTGGCAACCGCGATGACGATGCCGCTGTAGCCGTTCAGCGTGACGCTGTAGTGTCCGTTGTTGTCGGAAGTGGTTTCCTGCAGCAAGTCACCTTGCTTGCCATCGGCAGTGGTTTTGTAGAGGCTGATTTTTGCCTGGGCCATCGGGCCTTTGATGGCATCGCCTTGAATGCTCAGGCTGGTATTTTGGGGGGTATCGACTGCGCTCCCGTTCCCGCTTCCGCCGCCACAACCTGTAATAAGTGCAGCCACTGCCAGCGCGGCCACAATTTTTGTTGACTTCATTTTTTCCCTTGTTGTTAAGTTATCAATAGAAAGACACGAGAATGTGTTTCATATTGAAACAATATTATCAAGGAGTAATAAAAAAATATTAGGAACTTAAATATTATTTAAGGACTCTCCGCTTGTTCATTAAAAATTCATTTTCAATATGAAAAAGCGCCTCAAGCCCATGTTGAACGGGCGAGAGGCGCTATGAATAGCGTAGCGTTACAGCCTGAGCCGCTAAATTACATCCGCTCGAAAATCGCCGCGATGCCCTGGCCGCCGCCGATGCACATCGTCACCAGCGCGTAGCGGCCCTGGATGCGCTTGAGCTCGTGCAGCGCCTTGACGGTGATCAGGGCGCCGGTCGCGCCAATCGGGTGGCCCAGCGAGATGCCCGAGCCGTTCGGATTGACCTTGGCCGGGTCGAGCCCCAGGTCGCGCGTGACGGCGCAGGCCTGGGCGGCGAACGCCTCGTTGGCCTCGATCACGTCCAGGTCATTGACCGTGAGGCCGGCTTTTTTCAGCGCCATCTGGGTGGCCGGGACCGGGCCGATGCCCATGTATTTCGGATCGACGCCGGCATGCGCGTAGGCGACCAGACGGGCCAGGGGCTTGAGGCCGCGCGCCTCGGCAACGCCGGCTTCCATCAAGACCACGGCAGCGGCCGCGTCGTTGATGCCCGAGGCGTTGCCAGCCGTCACCGTGCCGTTTTCCTTGACGAACACGGGTTTCAGCTTGGCCATGTCGGCCAGCGTGCAGTTCGGGCGGAAATGCTCGTCGGTGTCATACGCCACTTCGCCCTTGCGGCTCTTGAGCATCACCGGCACGATCTGCTCCTTGAAGTAGCCTGCTTCAATCGCCTTCTGGGCGCGGTTGTGGCTCTGCACGGCCAGCGCGTCCTGCTCCTCGCGCGTGATGCCCCACTTGGCGGCGATGTTCTCGGCCGTCACGCCCATGTGGATGGTGTGGAACGGGTCATGCAGCGCACCGACCACCATGTCGACCAGCTTGCTGTCGCCCAGGCGCGCGCCAAAGCGCGTGGCCAGGCTGGCGTAGGGGCCGCGGCTCATGTTTTCGGCGCCGCCGCCAATGGCGATGTCCGCGTCGCCGAGCAAAATGCTCTGGCTGGCCGAGATGATGGCCTGCAGGCCCGAGCCGCACAGGCGGTTGACGTTGAACGCGGGCGTGCCTTCGGCGCAGCCGCCGTTGACGGCTGCCACGCGCGACAGGTACATGTCCTTGGCTTCGGTGTTGACGACATGGCCGAACACCACATGGCCGACATCCTTGCCCTCGACGCCGGCGCGCGCGAGCGATTCACGAACGACCAGCGCGGCCAGCTCGGTGGGCGGCGTGTCTTTCAGGCTGCCGCCAAAGGTTCCAATGGCGGTGCGCACACCGCTGACAACTACTACTTCACGGGTCATGTCTATCTCCTGGGGTTTTTAAAAGCCGTCCAAAGTGTGAACCGTTTTGGCTACGCCCGGCTGACACGGGAGCGGCAAATACCAGTATGTCACGCTGCCGGCGCCTGCAAGGCCATGCACTTGATTTGCATCAACATGCGGGAGTTTCATCGCCGCCAGCAGGGGTGAGCGCCGGCCAAGACGCTGCTAGGCAGCAAAACCCATAAAATGTACAAAACCGTTATTTTGTACAAAACCCCCATGCACACCGTCTCCTTAAGTGAATTCCGCGCCAACGCGTCGGCCATGCTAGACCGGGTCGAACAGGGCGAAACCGTGCGCATCTTGCGGCATGGCAAGCCGGTCGCCGAACTGGTGCCTGTCCAGCCGGCCGCACCCGAAAAGCTTCCCAGCTGGAAGCGCCCGATCCATCCGCTCGAATACCAGCGTGCCGATGGCAAGTCGCTGGCGCAACTGATCATGGACGAGCGTGAAAGCGCACGGTACTGAAGCATGAAGCTGCTGTTTGATTCTTCGGCCATCGCCAAGCGCTACAAGCGCGAGAGTGGCCACGACGCGGTGGAGCGCCTGCTGATGGGCGCGGACACGGTGGTGCTGGCGGCGCATTGCAAGGTTGAGATTGCTTCCTGCCTGAGCCGCGAGGTGCATGACCATTCCATCGACATGGACCAGTATGCGTATGCGATGGGCGAGGTGGCGCAGGACTTTGTTGACTTCGAGGTGCGGCCCATCAGTCCCGAGATCGAAGCGCTGGCGCTGGCCGTGATGGCGCAAAACCGCTTGCGCGCCATGGATGCGCTGCACATCGGAACCGCCCAGGTGGCACGGGTTGACTTGTTTGTGACGGCTGACCGCAAGCAGGCCTTGGCGGCGCAAGCCGCCGGCCTGAAAACTGAACTGATAGAGGCTTGAGATGTTTTATCCCCAGGAATTTGACGTGATCGTGGTCGGCGGCGGCCATGCCGGCACTGAGGCCGCGCTGGCCGCCGCCCGCATGGGCTGCAAAACGCTGCTGCTCACGCACAATATCGAGACGCTCGGCCAGATGAGCTGCAACCCGTCGATTGGCGGCATCGGCAAGGGCCATCTGGTCAAGGAAGTCGATGCCATGGGCGGCGCGATGGCGCTGGCCACCGACGAGGGCGGCATCCAGTTCCGCATTTTGAACGGCTCCAAAGGCCCGGCCGTGCGCGCCACGCGGGCGCAGGCCGACCGGATTTTGTACAAGGCGGCGATTCGCCGGATGATCGAGAACCAGCCGAACCTGTGGCTGTTCCAGCAGGCGGTCGATGACCTGATGGTCGAGGGCGACCGGGTGGTCGGTGCGGTGACGCAGGTCGGCATCAAGTTCCGCGCACGCACGGTGGTGCTGACGGCCGGGACGTTCCTGGACGGCAAGATCCACGTCGGGCTGAACAACTACCCAGCCGGGCGCGCCGGCGACCCACCGGCCGTGTCTTTAAGCGCCCGCCTGAAGGAACTCAAGCTGCCGCAAGGCCGGCTGAAAACCGGAACGCCGCCGCGCATCGACGGGCGCTCGATTGACTTCAGCAAGTGCGGCGTTCAGCCGGGCGACGGCATGCCGGGCGGCACGCCCGGGCCGGTGCCGGTGTTCAGCTTCATGGGCGGCAATGTCCCGCATCCGAAGCAGGTGCCGTGCTGGATCACGCACACCAACGAGCGCACGCACGACATCATCCGCTCCGGCTTTGACCGCAGCCCGATGTTCACCGGCAAGATCGACGGCGTAGGGCCGCGCTACTGCCCGAGCGTCGAGGACAAGATCAACCGCTTTGCCGGCAAGGACAGCCACCAGATTTTCCTGGAGCCCGAAGGCTTGACGACGCACGAGATTTATCCCAACGGCATCTCGACCAGCCTGCCGTTCGACATCCAGTACGCGCTGGTGCGCTCGATGGCGGGCATGGAAAACGCGCACATCCTGCGGCCCGGCTATGCGATTGAATACGACTACTTCGACCCGCGCGCGCTCAAGACCAATTTTGAAACGAGGGCGATTGGCGGGTTGTTCTTTGCCGGCCAGATCAACGGCACGACGGGCTACGAGGAAGCCGCCGCGCAAGGCATGTTCGCCGGCATCAATGCCGCATTGCAATGCCAAGAAAAAGAAGCCTGGCTTCCGAAGCGCGACGAGGCCTATCTGGGCGTGCTGGTTGATGACCTGATCACCAAGGGCGTGACCGAACCCTACCGCATGTTCACCAGCCGGGCCGAGTTCCGCCTGATGCTGCGCGAAGACAATGCCGACATGCGCCTGACCGAAAAAGGGCGTGAACTGGGCCTGGTCGATGATGCCCGCTGGGACGCCTTCAACCGCAAGCGCGATATTGTTTCACGTGAAACACAGCGCCTGCGCGCGCTCTGGATCAACCCGAACAACCTGCCAGCCAGCGAAGCCGAGCGCGTGCTGGGCAAAGCGATTGAGCGCGAATACAACCTGGCCGATTTGCTGCGCCGGCCCGATGTGAACTACGCCGGGCTGATGTCGCTCGATGGTGGTCGATACGCCAACCCGGAAATCCCGACCGGAAACGAAGATGTTTCACGTGAAACATCCACGGATTCTGCATTGCCCGCGGACCTGGTGAAAAGCGTGATCGAGCAGATCGAGATCACGGCCAAATACGCCGGCTACATCGACCTGCA comes from Polaromonas naphthalenivorans CJ2 and encodes:
- a CDS encoding bifunctional acetate--CoA ligase family protein/GNAT family N-acetyltransferase — encoded protein: MDKHYLTPLFSPQSIVVFAGQADDPDRLTSRARVLHQALRAQKYTGTLQFLDIHTTGTLADLAQTGADLAIIALPPQEVAAALEIAGRLTCRSALVITSGINADGAAELKRIARREGIFLLGPNGLGLQRPHLQLNASAAGPMAKPGSLALVSQSGALTASILDWASKNGVGFSSVVSLGPNTSVDIAQVLDFLANDRQTQSIVIYLEGISSARRFMSALRSAANAKPVVVLKAGRRPAGNEAAQTHSGAIVGSDDVFDAALRRAGAVRVRSFVELFSAAKCLASRYRPVGNRLAIVTNGGGPGVLAADWVNEIHLQLGKLSPESSSALKPLLPELASLCDLIDLSEEATPAHYKAAIEAAGNDRQIDGVLAIFSPKEGVDASEVARALADVKRSMGKPLLSCWMGDASVVIGREILNEAAIPTFRTPEAAVGAFGNIASFYQNQQLLQQTPPPLSTLAKPDIEGARLIIEHVLAERRKVLTEMESKTLLSAFHIPVTQTILARSATEAMMIATQLGFPVALKIDSPDISHKSDVEGVALNILNATGVRDTFTEMMQTVSRLKPNARINGVTVQTMARAKRGREVCVGLVTDDPFGPVIAFGAGGTMIELIDDRAMELPPLNQFLARHLISRSRVAETLGAWRGASPADMNALEQILLRVSEMVCELPQLREMDINPIIVDESGAVAVDARIVIDNAPQAINGRANPYNHLSILPYPARYEQVWPLRGGGEYIVRPIHPDDAQMLQEMMSHLSQESRYFRFISSIVELPPSMLARFTLIDYDREMALVAVFKERRPGANGEALETERIVGVSRYVTNPDQSSCEFALVVADDFSGKGLGSRLMLSIMDVAREKGLSEIEGLVLAQNPGMLKLMKGLGYTIKPFAEDPDFKLVTHTL
- a CDS encoding histone deacetylase family protein, producing MLPAYITHPDCALHEMGAHHPECPERLGAINDMLLVKGLLDYMHPYDAPLATPEQLAHAHSSLYVSELMAASPAEGYHKVDPDTDMNPFTVRAALRAAGSVVLATDLVLTGDAPSAFCCVRPPGHHAQRDAAMGFCFFNNVAVGIRHALTQHGLQRVALIDFDVHHGNGSEDIFRGDERVLMCSIFEQGIYPFTGENATGPNMVNVGLPSRSGSDKFREAVTSHWLPALDAFKPELIYVSAGFDGHREDDMGNLALVEADYEWVTKKIMAVAERHCQGRVISCLEGGYVLSPLARSVAAHVKVLIGAD
- the bktB gene encoding beta-ketothiolase BktB, with amino-acid sequence MTREVVVVSGVRTAIGTFGGSLKDTPPTELAALVVRESLARAGVEGKDVGHVVFGHVVNTEAKDMYLSRVAAVNGGCAEGTPAFNVNRLCGSGLQAIISASQSILLGDADIAIGGGAENMSRGPYASLATRFGARLGDSKLVDMVVGALHDPFHTIHMGVTAENIAAKWGITREEQDALAVQSHNRAQKAIEAGYFKEQIVPVMLKSRKGEVAYDTDEHFRPNCTLADMAKLKPVFVKENGTVTAGNASGINDAAAAVVLMEAGVAEARGLKPLARLVAYAHAGVDPKYMGIGPVPATQMALKKAGLTVNDLDVIEANEAFAAQACAVTRDLGLDPAKVNPNGSGISLGHPIGATGALITVKALHELKRIQGRYALVTMCIGGGQGIAAIFERM
- a CDS encoding type II toxin-antitoxin system Phd/YefM family antitoxin, with amino-acid sequence MHTVSLSEFRANASAMLDRVEQGETVRILRHGKPVAELVPVQPAAPEKLPSWKRPIHPLEYQRADGKSLAQLIMDERESARY
- a CDS encoding type II toxin-antitoxin system VapC family toxin, with the protein product MKLLFDSSAIAKRYKRESGHDAVERLLMGADTVVLAAHCKVEIASCLSREVHDHSIDMDQYAYAMGEVAQDFVDFEVRPISPEIEALALAVMAQNRLRAMDALHIGTAQVARVDLFVTADRKQALAAQAAGLKTELIEA